Proteins encoded together in one Candidatus Sulfotelmatobacter sp. window:
- a CDS encoding tetratricopeptide repeat protein gives MTSAGRTTVIAATCLAVSMSASVLLLHNIDRIRPQATLEDTLYIDSPKMIKHASLGFDGLMACIYWTRTVQYFGHRHFTRAKSYNQLAPLLEITTTLDPHLIPAYEFGASFLAPRPPDGAGEPARAIQLMEYGIEHNPDNWRLYYDLGFVYYTELQDYAKAAATFERGSKVPNAHPFMKIMAAQMATHAGDFSTARMLWTATYESSSEANIKQNAVEHLRAIKVDEDVTNLQAAVTRYTQRTGVVPFSMAELAASEHIPGVPVDPDGHPYVLTWDGQVQVQNPDDFPFITQGLPPGYVAGTPKFHSKN, from the coding sequence ATGACTTCTGCGGGGCGCACCACTGTGATCGCGGCCACCTGCCTGGCCGTGTCGATGAGCGCCAGCGTTCTGCTGCTCCACAACATCGACCGCATCCGACCGCAAGCCACCTTAGAGGACACGCTCTATATCGACTCGCCCAAGATGATCAAACACGCCAGCCTGGGCTTCGACGGCCTGATGGCTTGCATCTACTGGACGCGCACCGTGCAATACTTCGGGCACCGCCACTTCACACGCGCGAAAAGTTATAACCAGCTTGCGCCCCTGCTCGAGATCACCACCACGCTCGATCCGCACCTGATTCCGGCCTACGAGTTTGGCGCGAGTTTTCTGGCGCCCCGGCCTCCCGACGGCGCGGGCGAACCGGCGCGCGCCATTCAGTTAATGGAATATGGCATCGAGCACAATCCCGACAACTGGCGGCTCTACTACGATCTCGGCTTCGTCTACTACACCGAACTTCAGGACTACGCCAAGGCCGCCGCGACCTTCGAGCGCGGCTCGAAGGTTCCCAACGCGCATCCCTTCATGAAGATCATGGCCGCGCAGATGGCTACGCACGCCGGCGATTTCTCCACCGCCCGCATGCTGTGGACCGCGACCTACGAATCCAGCAGCGAAGCCAACATCAAGCAAAATGCCGTCGAACATCTGCGCGCCATCAAGGTGGACGAAGACGTCACCAACCTGCAAGCCGCCGTGACGCGCTACACGCAGCGCACCGGCGTGGTTCCCTTCAGCATGGCAGAACTGGCCGCGTCCGAACACATCCCCGGCGTCCCCGTCGATCCCGACGGACATCCCTACGTCCTGACCTGGGACGGCCAAGTGCAGGTTCAGAATCCAGACGACTTCCCTTTCATCACCCAGGGCCTGCCGCCGGGGTATGTGGCGGGGACGCCGAAATTTCATAGCAAGAATTAG